Proteins from one Choloepus didactylus isolate mChoDid1 chromosome 4, mChoDid1.pri, whole genome shotgun sequence genomic window:
- the C4H14orf28 gene encoding uncharacterized protein C14orf28 homolog isoform X2 — MKTLFEEIKASIKNNYNQDRSFWRPVLPWGGVFTIKAGRKAVSCTPLYVEIRLKNTCTIDGFLMLLYVILNENENFPRELSLHLGREFVDCFLYLMDTYSFTTVKLLWIWDKMEKQQYKSEVHKVSLIIDLFGNEHDNFTRNLENLMSTIQESYCSNWRCPTRVQEDQQRIISINPPQEIPHGNLIRLAVDELFCSKIELCEERGCGGLREFSQRVFCHGAPPFVVLNMQHWKSEDLAYVPYYLDLSDHKYLLEGATLFNKEEHHYSAAFQIDGHWMHYDGLRNVNLILLNKPPEFLLLSSLVYIRATEK; from the exons atGAAGACACTGTTTGAAGAGATCAAAGCatcaattaaaaataactataaCCAAGATCGCTCATTTTGGAGGCCTGTTCTTCCTTGGGGAGGTGTTTTTACTATCAAAGCTGGCCGCAAAGCAGTATCCTGTACACCACTCTATGTTGAAATAAGACTAAAAAATACCTGCACCATAGATGGATTCTTGATGTTGTTATATGTCAttcttaatgaaaatgaaaattttcctagGGAACTCTCTCTTCATCTAGGTAGAGAGTTTGTAgactgttttctttatttaatgGACACCTACAGTTTTACAACTGTGAAGCTGCTTTGGATTTGggacaaaatggaaaaacagcAATACAAATCTGAAGTTCATAAAGTTTCATTAATAATTGATCTGTTTGGGAATGAACATGATAATTTTACAAGAAATCTCGAAAATCTCATGTCTACCATTCAAGAGAGTTACTGTTCCAATTGGCGATGCCCAACTCGAGTGCAGGAAGATCAGCAGCGCATAATTAGTATAAA TCCTCCCCAAGAAATTCCACATGGAAACTTGATACGACTGGCCGTGGATGAGTTATTCTGTTCCAAGATTGAACTGTGTGAAGAGCGTGG atGTGGTGGCCTAAGAGAATTTTCGCAACGAGTTTTCTGCCATGGGGCACCCCCTTTTGTGGTCCTAAATATGCAACATTGGAAATCTGAAGACCTGGCATATGTACCCTATTACTTGGATTTATCTGATCACAA GTATTTATTGGAAGGTGCCACATTATTTAACAAAGAGGAACATCATTATTCTGCAGCTTTCCAAATTGATGGACATTGGATGCACTATGATGGCctcagaaatgtgaatttaattttgttaaataaacCCCCAGAGTTTCTCCTCTTGTCATCATTGGTTTATATTCGAGcaacagagaaataa
- the C4H14orf28 gene encoding uncharacterized protein C14orf28 homolog isoform X1: MKTLFEEIKASIKNNYNQDRSFWRPVLPWGGVFTIKAGRKAVSCTPLYVEIRLKNTCTIDGFLMLLYVILNENENFPRELSLHLGREFVDCFLYLMDTYSFTTVKLLWIWDKMEKQQYKSEVHKVSLIIDLFGNEHDNFTRNLENLMSTIQESYCSNWRCPTRVQEDQQRIISINPPQEIPHGNLIRLAVDELFCSKIELCEERGYNKTLVNRNPANRDPQFTGFFSALHIRRKRCGGLREFSQRVFCHGAPPFVVLNMQHWKSEDLAYVPYYLDLSDHKYLLEGATLFNKEEHHYSAAFQIDGHWMHYDGLRNVNLILLNKPPEFLLLSSLVYIRATEK; this comes from the exons atGAAGACACTGTTTGAAGAGATCAAAGCatcaattaaaaataactataaCCAAGATCGCTCATTTTGGAGGCCTGTTCTTCCTTGGGGAGGTGTTTTTACTATCAAAGCTGGCCGCAAAGCAGTATCCTGTACACCACTCTATGTTGAAATAAGACTAAAAAATACCTGCACCATAGATGGATTCTTGATGTTGTTATATGTCAttcttaatgaaaatgaaaattttcctagGGAACTCTCTCTTCATCTAGGTAGAGAGTTTGTAgactgttttctttatttaatgGACACCTACAGTTTTACAACTGTGAAGCTGCTTTGGATTTGggacaaaatggaaaaacagcAATACAAATCTGAAGTTCATAAAGTTTCATTAATAATTGATCTGTTTGGGAATGAACATGATAATTTTACAAGAAATCTCGAAAATCTCATGTCTACCATTCAAGAGAGTTACTGTTCCAATTGGCGATGCCCAACTCGAGTGCAGGAAGATCAGCAGCGCATAATTAGTATAAA TCCTCCCCAAGAAATTCCACATGGAAACTTGATACGACTGGCCGTGGATGAGTTATTCTGTTCCAAGATTGAACTGTGTGAAGAGCGTGG GTACAATAAAACCTTGGTTAACCGGAACCCAGCTAATCGAGACCCTCAATTTACTGGATTTTTTTCTGCACTCCACATTAGGAGAAAGAG atGTGGTGGCCTAAGAGAATTTTCGCAACGAGTTTTCTGCCATGGGGCACCCCCTTTTGTGGTCCTAAATATGCAACATTGGAAATCTGAAGACCTGGCATATGTACCCTATTACTTGGATTTATCTGATCACAA GTATTTATTGGAAGGTGCCACATTATTTAACAAAGAGGAACATCATTATTCTGCAGCTTTCCAAATTGATGGACATTGGATGCACTATGATGGCctcagaaatgtgaatttaattttgttaaataaacCCCCAGAGTTTCTCCTCTTGTCATCATTGGTTTATATTCGAGcaacagagaaataa